A segment of the Mercurialis annua linkage group LG4, ddMerAnnu1.2, whole genome shotgun sequence genome:
TGTCgcggaaaaaaatatattttttaaaatgcagGGAGAAAACAGTAATCTTGACCTTCCGAAGGGTGATAATTATGGCAATGTAAATAGTGATTGATGAAGAAAAGTACCCATGGTGAGAGCACTGGCAAAAATGACACCAGAGAGGATGAATACAATAAGTGATGCTCTTCTGAGAATTGCAATTAGCTTCCTTACAAAAAATTGTCCCCAGAAGCCAGCTAATACTGACACTCCTGTGAGGTACAATgctacaaaaacaaaatttattgcCAAATTATTAGATACGGACACACAACATAAATCAATTTCACATGATTTTGAGTTAGATTTATATAATTTACCATAAGGAATAGGGAATCTGTTTAGCAGATAAAATTCCACCACAGACAATGATGATGAAAACATCATTACAAATGTTGCTGTTGCACTTGCTACCTATTACCACCAAAAAAAACATTGACACTGTTAATATAAAATTTCGGAATTTCAAAAGCGTTTAACTAATGACGAAACATGGACTCGTGTTTCTGTGCAACTATTAGATACAAACCTGAGGGATGACACCAATCTCGAGGAGAAGAGGGCCGAGAATGAAACCACCACCGGAACCGAGTAGACCACCGACTGTTCCTCCCAAGATACCACAGAGTGCACAGAACGTAAGGTGCAACGGGGTCCATGCAATTGAAGCCTCGCAGATTGATTCGGTGTTGCCCGTGCTCATTCTCTTTGTATGTTCTCTGTATAATTTCACTGCTTCATAGCCGAATAACACAAATGCTACAGGAAACTGCATGATTAAGCAACACCCCACATGATATCAATATACCAAGAGCAAGAATCTAAACTTTTAAGATTTAAATCagcaaaagaacaaaaaaacatTGTCAAAATTATTGTGAGCGGCGGGATTCTGAGATATATGAAATTATTCTTATCATAATGTAATTGttgtttattttatgaaatttaataatattcatTACCTGTAAACAAAAGAGCACCCAATACCATGTACTGCAAGCTGCCACATCATTCTGCAAAAACCAAATATAAGCACATGGATGCATAAAGAGGGGAGGTACTACATAAAGTCTGGGGTAGGCTCTAACCCGGGCTgactttttagaattttttaagACTAAGAGGTGAATTTATGGTGAAGTCAATTAGAGAAAGGTTGAGCCTGAGATTCCAGGAGGTTAGTAAAGATTAATAATAAGATGAAATTTAGCCCGGgtttgaaaaaattatagttcCGCCACTGAATACCAAATAATGAGAGTAAAGAACTACCTTGGCAATttgaagaagaaggaaaaatgaCCAAACAAATAGAAGCACCAAAAGCCTTTTCCACCTTAGGTTGAAGCACACTACTTGCTACAAAGTATATAGCAAAACATTTAGTATTACTACAAACAAGTtagaaattattgaaaaataataaagtggTGAAATTTATTTACCATTTCTGACTTCTCTTCTCTAGGTACCAATGGCTCATACTCTGTATCAATTAAAACTGCATCCCAAGAAAAAACTAGTTAATAGACTATTATTACGTGAGAGCTCGAGTTAAAAATTCAGTTGACAACTAATAAAAAAACGAGTTGTTATCGGTATATCTTACGTTCGCCACGTGAGTTAACCAGAGTTCTCCGTTGCTCTGCCCATTCTTTCTGCAAATTTAGCCTCAATATGAGTAAGGACTAACCAAGAAACCGCTTCAAACAGaatttgttgattgattaaaCTATGTACAACTTACATTGAAGATTGTCTCTTCTTTCCACATTTCAATTCCCCTAAAGGCAGACCTAGAAGAAGTTCCTATCTCAtagtaaacaatatatatacttaataaatcattaaaacaactaaaacttaTACAATAAAGTAAAGATTAAGAAATGGAACAGTAAATTTACCTATAAAGAGTATGATAATAAGCACAGTAATTAGCCAGTAAGGAAAAACAACACTCAAGGAAACACCAATGGTGATACCAAGCATAAGCATAGGTTGAAAAAGCAAAGCCAAATCATAATCAAGAATTGGCACTTCTTTTGTTGGATGTGGCACTCTCAAATTATACCAAACTGATGATGCTGATGCACCCATTATCATACCTGCCACACAATTTCATACAAATTTAGCAATCCAAACTATTAAATAGTTTTAGGAACAAAATGGGCCATACTTAGAATTCAGAATCTACAACTTTTTGGATCCCCTTTTTcaacttttacctttttagcatacTTTGAGATTCCTAATGGATTAAGACAAAATCATAATGAAAAGTAAAAACTTACATTTAGAAAGAGCAGCAGAGGATTTAGTATCAAATCCAACAATCAAATTAAGCATAGGAACAAAAATTCCTCCACCTCCAACTCCACCAACAGTCCCACATGCTGAACCCAAAAATCCTATAATTGTAGCCAATACAATTCTCCAACTGAATTCCAATTCCTACAACACCAAAACattatcaaaaccaaaaaaaaacaaatacccacatcaaaaattcaaactttttccaTGTTCAacacataaaaatcaaaactttatcATATAAACAAGAAAAACACGAGATAGAAAAAAACATACAGGCCAAACTCTTTCAGTGGCGGAGACATTAGAAGAACTGAGAAAAGTAGAATTTGATGATTTCTGAATATTTGAATAGTCCGGTATAAGAAAATTAGCCGACAGAACAGCCGCCGAGAAGGACACCAACAAATATAAAACTAAACCTCTCGTGGCCATTTCAGGGCGGCGCTGGCGTCGGAGGGTGGCGGATTCAAGAATATATAAATCCCAAAAAACCACAAAAACAAGAAACAAGACTACGAGTTTATGTTTTTGTATTTGGAAAACAAAACTAATTACTACAAACGTATTTGAAAACAacgtaatttttttgtttttctgtttgaagaagaaataaaaaccgaacaaaatcaaacgttgtCTTTGAAAAAACGAAGAGACAAATGGCAAAGCAAAGAGAAGATAGAAGATGGTTATGCCGGAATGGCTGCCTCAAGCCACATGCATtcttatatgtatatattgcATTTACACGTGGCTTTATTCTAGCGGTTTGTTTATTCCTCTCCAGCAAACCTTTTAGGCTAAACCCAATTTGAGTTTCCTGTactatacaattttaatttttcaaattcctCAACTTCTAATTAACTTTCTCAAAtccctaaactttcattttttagtttattaggttcctcaacttttatttgactttctttttattttttagttcattAGATCATTTAAAAGAGATCCATTTAAAgacttaataaattaaaaataacaaaagtttaaggatccaagaaaccaaaaaaataaaaatttaagagtCTGAGGaagccaaataaaagttgagaAACCTGatgaactaaaaaataaaagtttaaagactTAAGGAAGCTAAATAAAGGTTGAGGGACCTAATGAACAAAAAAGTATAGTTCAGGGACTTTAAAATAGATTTAGCCAACCTTTTATTATGGTAgtgaatatattttatttttcgaattgaaatttaattaattactgtATTTGTCAGCACATGATTATAGAGAAATTAAAGGGATTGTTTTGGTAGTTTATTAACTGCTGTAATTTTTAAATGGCGAGTCAAACCAATTACTAAACTAATTTGGTATTAAAAGTAGTAATGAAATCCTATATTCCTATTATGGAAAAATGATGTAAttcttttttacatttttattctGGTTTAAAATTCTGTATCTATTGTATTGCTGGAGAGTTAAAGTGGTATTGGATGGG
Coding sequences within it:
- the LOC126678761 gene encoding sulfite exporter TauE/SafE family protein 4; its protein translation is MATRGLVLYLLVSFSAAVLSANFLIPDYSNIQKSSNSTFLSSSNVSATERVWPELEFSWRIVLATIIGFLGSACGTVGGVGGGGIFVPMLNLIVGFDTKSSAALSKCMIMGASASSVWYNLRVPHPTKEVPILDYDLALLFQPMLMLGITIGVSLSVVFPYWLITVLIIILFIGTSSRSAFRGIEMWKEETIFNKEWAEQRRTLVNSRGELLIDTEYEPLVPREEKSEMQVVCFNLRWKRLLVLLFVWSFFLLLQIAKNDVAACSTWYWVLFCLQFPVAFVLFGYEAVKLYREHTKRMSTGNTESICEASIAWTPLHLTFCALCGILGGTVGGLLGSGGGFILGPLLLEIGVIPQVASATATFVMMFSSSLSVVEFYLLNRFPIPYALYLTGVSVLAGFWGQFFVRKLIAILRRASLIVFILSGVIFASALTMGVVGTMKSIKMINNHEFMGFLGFCSSQ